A stretch of the Enterobacter mori genome encodes the following:
- the csgB gene encoding curli minor subunit CsgB, protein MKNRTLFMMFTLLGVPGFVTAGGSDLAGSEYNFAVNELSKSSYNQAAIIGQQGAGNNTDIRQDGSKLLSVVSQEGGGNRAKVDQSGTYNLAYIDQDGNGNDASIKQEAFGNTAMIIQKGSANRASITQYGTQKTAVVVQRQSQMAIRVIQR, encoded by the coding sequence ATGAAAAACAGAACGTTATTTATGATGTTTACATTACTGGGTGTGCCTGGATTTGTAACCGCAGGCGGTTCGGACTTAGCCGGTTCTGAATATAATTTTGCGGTTAATGAATTAAGTAAGTCTTCCTATAATCAGGCAGCCATTATTGGTCAACAAGGTGCAGGTAATAATACTGATATTCGTCAGGATGGTTCTAAATTACTGTCCGTTGTCTCTCAGGAGGGTGGAGGCAATAGAGCGAAGGTTGATCAATCAGGAACATACAATCTTGCTTATATCGATCAGGATGGAAACGGTAATGACGCGAGTATTAAGCAAGAAGCGTTTGGTAATACCGCAATGATTATCCAAAAAGGGTCGGCTAACAGAGCGAGTATTACGCAGTATGGTACGCAGAAAACAGCAGTTGTAGTGCAGAGACAGTCACAAATGGCCATTCGCGTTATTCAACGTTAG
- the csgA gene encoding curli major subunit CsgA encodes MKLFKVAAIAAIIVSGSAFAGAVPQFGGGHGHGGGNSGPDSTLSIYQYGGGNSALALQTDARDSDLTITQHGGGNGADVGQGSDDSSIDLLQKGFGNSATIDQWNSKDSVINVKQFGGGNGAAVDQTASGSTVTVHQVGFGNNATAHQY; translated from the coding sequence ATGAAACTTTTTAAAGTGGCAGCAATTGCAGCAATCATCGTTTCTGGCAGTGCTTTCGCAGGTGCGGTACCTCAGTTTGGCGGTGGTCATGGCCACGGTGGCGGTAATAGTGGCCCTGACTCAACCCTGAGCATTTACCAGTATGGTGGCGGCAACTCTGCGCTTGCTCTGCAAACGGATGCCAGAGATTCTGATCTGACCATTACCCAACATGGCGGCGGTAACGGCGCTGATGTTGGACAAGGTTCTGATGATAGCAGCATCGATCTGCTGCAAAAAGGCTTTGGTAACAGCGCAACCATTGACCAGTGGAACAGCAAAGACTCCGTTATCAACGTCAAACAGTTTGGCGGCGGCAACGGCGCGGCAGTGGACCAGACAGCATCTGGATCAACTGTTACCGTCCATCAGGTCGGCTTTGGCAACAATGCGACCGCACATCAGTACTGA
- the csgC gene encoding curli assembly chaperone CsgC, whose product MNTLILLAALSSQITFKTSQQGNMTTIIPQVTLTHACDCQVQILSVRQGEGGQSTSRQQNTFSIPANQTIDLMRLSLNIGTGDTVKITVTVSDGKSLHLSQQWSPAERSL is encoded by the coding sequence ATGAATACGTTAATACTCCTTGCTGCGCTTTCCAGCCAAATAACCTTTAAAACATCGCAGCAGGGAAATATGACCACCATTATTCCTCAGGTCACCCTGACGCACGCGTGTGATTGCCAGGTTCAAATTTTGTCCGTTCGCCAGGGGGAGGGAGGACAAAGTACCTCACGCCAGCAAAACACCTTCTCTATACCCGCTAATCAGACGATTGATTTAATGAGATTGAGTTTAAATATTGGCACAGGGGATACGGTGAAAATTACGGTCACCGTCTCTGACGGAAAATCGCTGCATTTATCACAACAATGGTCGCCGGCAGAGCGCTCGCTTTAA
- a CDS encoding type 1 fimbrial protein, with the protein MTKSTALLISGFSLIASVYMTPAFSATIVEGGVIHFRGAIVADPCEITPQHRQFVMSCPENNRIQTRTVSYEDALNGRSAYPGLTTVSMQYLNPEKTLAVVKVEYR; encoded by the coding sequence GTGACCAAATCTACCGCTCTGCTCATCTCAGGTTTTAGCCTGATCGCCTCGGTTTATATGACACCCGCATTTTCAGCAACGATTGTTGAAGGCGGTGTTATCCATTTCCGTGGTGCCATTGTTGCCGATCCCTGTGAGATTACCCCTCAACATCGTCAGTTTGTGATGTCCTGCCCCGAAAATAACCGTATTCAGACCCGAACGGTCAGCTATGAGGATGCACTGAATGGGCGCTCGGCCTATCCAGGGCTGACAACCGTGAGTATGCAGTATCTCAATCCTGAAAAAACGCTGGCCGTTGTTAAGGTGGAATATCGCTAG
- the ymdB gene encoding O-acetyl-ADP-ribose deacetylase, translated as MRPQIDIIHGDITTLHVDVIVNAANSSLLGGGGVDGAIHRAAGPQLLEACKAVRQQQGECPPGHAVITLAGDLPAKAVIHAVGPVWQGGDHHEARILEDAYRNCLRLAADNGYKTLAFPAISTGVYGYPKAAAATIAVNTVYHYLSLKPMPEKVIFVCFDEETTHLYQRLLTQRGEELDG; from the coding sequence ATGAGACCGCAAATCGACATTATTCACGGCGATATCACAACGTTACATGTTGATGTGATCGTCAATGCAGCGAATTCATCTTTGCTGGGGGGAGGCGGCGTGGATGGTGCCATTCATCGCGCTGCGGGACCGCAATTGCTTGAAGCCTGTAAGGCCGTACGTCAACAACAGGGGGAATGCCCGCCGGGGCATGCCGTGATTACGCTGGCAGGGGATCTGCCCGCCAAAGCCGTTATTCACGCCGTGGGACCGGTGTGGCAGGGGGGCGATCACCACGAGGCACGGATCCTTGAGGATGCTTACCGTAACTGCCTGCGCCTCGCTGCGGACAATGGCTATAAAACCCTGGCGTTTCCTGCCATCAGCACCGGTGTTTATGGCTATCCCAAAGCGGCTGCCGCGACCATTGCGGTGAATACCGTGTACCACTACCTTTCCCTGAAGCCCATGCCGGAAAAGGTCATCTTTGTCTGTTTCGACGAAGAAACCACGCATCTCTACCAGAGACTTCTGACCCAGCGGGGAGAAGAACTGGACGGCTGA
- the mdoC gene encoding glucans biosynthesis protein MdoC, with protein MSTTPVQREYFLDSIRAWLMLLGIPFHISLIYSSHTWHVNSQMPSWWLTLFNDFIHAFRMQVFFVISGYFSYMLFLRYPLKRWWKVRVERVGIPMLTAIPLLTLPQFIMLQYVKGKAENWSNLSLYEKYNTLVWELVSHLWFLLVLVVLTTVSLVIFSRLRRHLSATSETFFANITLGKLSLLFLVLGILYAAIRRTLFIVYPPILSDGLFNFVVMQSLFYIPFFLVGALAFVYPQLKALFTQPSPWCAVGAALAFVAYLLNQRYGSGDAWMYETESVITMLLGLWMVNVVFALGHRLLNFKSSRVTYFVNASLFIYLVHHPLTLFFGAYITPHIASNTLGFFTGLVFVIGIAVVLYEIHLRIPLLRFLFSGKPQVKA; from the coding sequence ATGAGCACAACACCCGTACAACGTGAATATTTCCTCGACTCGATCCGGGCATGGCTGATGCTATTGGGGATCCCATTTCACATTTCATTGATCTATTCGAGCCACACGTGGCACGTAAACAGCCAAATGCCCTCCTGGTGGCTGACGCTGTTTAATGACTTCATACACGCCTTCCGTATGCAGGTGTTTTTTGTCATATCCGGCTACTTCTCTTATATGCTGTTTTTGCGCTACCCGCTTAAGCGATGGTGGAAGGTGCGCGTTGAGCGCGTCGGCATACCGATGCTCACCGCCATCCCGCTGTTGACGCTGCCGCAATTCATTATGCTGCAGTATGTGAAAGGCAAAGCGGAAAATTGGTCTAACCTGTCGCTGTATGAAAAATACAATACGCTGGTCTGGGAGCTGGTTTCACACCTTTGGTTCCTGCTGGTTCTGGTGGTTCTTACCACTGTCAGTCTGGTCATCTTTAGCCGTCTGCGCCGTCATTTAAGCGCGACGTCAGAGACTTTCTTTGCCAACATAACGCTCGGTAAACTGTCCCTGCTCTTTTTGGTGCTGGGGATTCTCTACGCGGCCATCAGACGCACGCTGTTCATAGTCTATCCCCCCATCCTGAGCGACGGGCTGTTTAATTTCGTGGTGATGCAGTCGCTGTTCTATATTCCTTTCTTCCTGGTGGGAGCGCTGGCGTTTGTCTATCCGCAGTTAAAAGCGCTGTTTACCCAACCGTCGCCCTGGTGTGCCGTCGGTGCTGCTCTTGCCTTCGTGGCCTATCTTCTCAATCAGCGCTACGGCAGCGGTGATGCGTGGATGTACGAAACGGAGAGTGTCATTACCATGCTGCTCGGCTTGTGGATGGTGAACGTGGTGTTTGCCCTCGGTCATCGCCTGCTGAACTTTAAATCCAGTCGCGTCACCTATTTCGTCAACGCGTCACTGTTCATTTATCTGGTGCATCACCCGTTGACGCTGTTCTTCGGCGCTTACATCACCCCGCATATTGCTTCCAACACGCTGGGCTTCTTCACCGGGCTGGTCTTCGTGATCGGGATTGCCGTCGTGCTGTACGAGATCCACTTGCGTATCCCGCTACTGCGGTTCCTCTTCTCCGGAAAACCACAGGTTAAAGCGTGA
- the mdoG gene encoding glucans biosynthesis protein MdoG, giving the protein MMKMRWLGAAVLLSLYTSSAWSFTIDDVAKQAKSMAGKSYEAPKSNLPSVFRDMKYADYQQIQFNHDKAYWNNVKTPFKLEFYHQGMYFDTPVAINEVTATAVRKIKYSPDYFNFGDVQHDKDTVKDLGFAGFKVLYPINSKDKNDEIVSMLGASYFRVIGAGQVYGLSARGLAIDTALPSGEEFPRFREFWIERPKPTDKRLTIYALLDSPRATGAYRFVIMPGRDTVVDVQSKVYLRDKVGKLGVAPLTSMFLFGPNQPSPATNFRPELHDSNGLSIHAGNGEWIWRPLNNPKHLAVSSFAMENPQGFGLLQRGRQFSRFEDLDDRYDQRPSAWVTPKGDWGKGKVELVEIPTNDETNDNIVAYWTPDQLPEAGKEMNFKYAITFSRDEDKLHAPDNAYVMQTRRSTGDVKQSNLIRQPDGTVAFIVDFAGQDMKKLSPDTAVTAQASIGDNGEIVENAVRYNPVTKGWRLTLRVKVKDPKQTTEMRAALVSNDQPLSETWSYQLPANE; this is encoded by the coding sequence ATGATGAAAATGCGTTGGTTGGGTGCGGCAGTGTTGTTGTCCCTGTATACCTCATCGGCCTGGTCCTTTACCATCGATGACGTTGCTAAACAGGCCAAGTCTATGGCTGGCAAGAGCTACGAAGCGCCAAAAAGTAACCTGCCCTCCGTTTTCCGTGACATGAAGTACGCGGACTATCAGCAGATCCAGTTCAATCACGACAAAGCATACTGGAACAACGTTAAAACCCCGTTCAAGCTTGAATTTTATCATCAGGGTATGTATTTCGACACGCCTGTTGCTATCAATGAAGTGACGGCAACCGCGGTACGTAAAATCAAGTACAGCCCGGATTATTTCAATTTCGGCGATGTGCAGCACGACAAAGACACGGTTAAGGACCTGGGCTTCGCTGGCTTCAAGGTGCTTTACCCAATTAACAGCAAAGATAAAAACGACGAAATCGTCAGCATGCTCGGTGCCAGCTACTTCCGCGTGATTGGCGCGGGGCAGGTATACGGGCTTTCCGCGCGTGGTCTGGCTATTGATACCGCGCTGCCATCAGGTGAAGAATTCCCACGCTTCCGCGAGTTCTGGATCGAGCGTCCAAAACCAACGGATAAACGTCTGACAATCTATGCGCTGCTGGACTCCCCTCGTGCGACAGGCGCATACCGCTTCGTGATCATGCCAGGACGCGACACCGTCGTTGACGTGCAGTCCAAAGTTTACCTGCGCGATAAAGTGGGCAAGCTGGGCGTTGCGCCGCTGACCAGTATGTTCCTGTTCGGGCCGAACCAGCCGTCTCCGGCGACCAACTTCCGTCCGGAGCTGCATGACTCTAACGGTCTCTCTATCCATGCCGGTAACGGAGAGTGGATCTGGCGTCCGCTGAATAACCCGAAACACCTCGCGGTGAGCAGCTTCGCAATGGAAAATCCGCAGGGCTTTGGTCTACTGCAGCGTGGCCGTCAGTTCTCTCGCTTTGAAGACCTGGACGACCGTTACGATCAGCGTCCAAGCGCCTGGGTAACCCCGAAAGGTGACTGGGGTAAAGGGAAAGTCGAGCTGGTTGAAATTCCAACCAACGACGAAACCAACGATAACATCGTCGCTTACTGGACCCCGGACCAGCTTCCGGAAGCCGGTAAAGAGATGAACTTCAAATACGCTATCACCTTTAGCCGTGACGAAGACAAACTGCATGCGCCGGATAACGCGTATGTGATGCAGACTCGCCGTTCAACAGGTGATGTGAAACAGTCAAACCTGATCCGTCAGCCTGACGGCACCGTCGCTTTCATCGTGGACTTCGCGGGCCAGGATATGAAAAAACTGTCCCCGGATACCGCCGTGACTGCGCAGGCGAGCATCGGTGATAACGGTGAGATCGTTGAAAATGCCGTACGTTACAACCCGGTAACGAAAGGGTGGCGTTTGACCCTGCGCGTGAAAGTGAAAGATCCGAAACAGACCACTGAAATGCGCGCCGCGCTGGTCAGCAACGATCAGCCGCTGAGTGAAACCTGGAGCTATCAGCTACCTGCCAATGAATAA
- the mdoH gene encoding glucans biosynthesis glucosyltransferase MdoH produces the protein MNNTSEYIDAMPLTDIEKAALPKSDIRAVHTALDGDHRQFTRDDDTPLGSVKARLEQAWPDSLAKGQLIKDDEGRDQLQAMPKATRSSMFPDPWRTNPVGRFWDRLRGRDVTPRYLSRLTKEEQASEQKWRTVGTIRRYTLLLLTLAQTVVATWYMKTILPYQGWALINPADMVGQDIWVSFMQLLPYILQSGILLLFAVLFCWVSAGFWTALMGFLQLLMGRDKYSISASTVGDEPLNPEHRTALIMPICNEDVDRVFAGLRATWESVKATGNAEHFDVYILSDSYNPDICVAEQKAWMELIAEVQGEGQIFYRRRRRRVKRKSGNIDDFCRRWGNQYSYMVVLDADSVMSGDCLSGLVRLMEANPNAGIIQSSPKASGMDTLYARCQQFATRVYGPLFTAGLHFWQLGESHYWGHNAIIRVKPFIEHCALAPLPGEGSFAGSILSHDFVEAALMRRAGWGVWIAYDLPGSYEELPPNLLDELKRDRRWCHGNLMNFRLFLVKGMHPVHRAVFLTGVMSYLSAPLWFMFLALSTALQVVHALTEPQYFLQPRQLFPVWPQWRPELAIALFASTMVLLFLPKLLSIILIWCKGSKEYGGFCRVTLSLLLEVLFSVLLAPVRMLFHTVFVVSAFLGWEVVWNSPQRDDDSTPWSEAFMRHGSQLLLGLVWAAGMAWLDLRFLFWLAPIVFSLILSPFVSVISSRSTVGLRTKRWKLFLIPEEYSPPQVLVDTDKYLEQNRSRSLDDGFMHAVFNPSFNALAMAMATARHRASQVLEIARDRHVEQALNETPEKLNRDRRLVLLSDPVTMARLHYRVWSAPEKYSSWVGYYKELKLNPLALKAK, from the coding sequence ATGAATAATACATCTGAATATATTGATGCCATGCCGCTGACGGACATTGAAAAAGCGGCACTGCCTAAAAGCGACATCCGTGCGGTACACACCGCGCTGGATGGCGATCATCGTCAGTTTACACGTGATGATGATACGCCGCTGGGGTCAGTAAAGGCGCGTCTGGAGCAGGCCTGGCCAGACTCGCTGGCAAAAGGACAGTTGATTAAAGACGACGAAGGGCGCGACCAGCTTCAGGCGATGCCGAAAGCCACGCGTTCTTCTATGTTCCCCGATCCCTGGCGCACCAACCCGGTGGGTCGCTTCTGGGATCGCCTGCGCGGACGTGACGTCACGCCGCGCTATCTGTCGCGTCTGACCAAAGAGGAGCAGGCCTCAGAGCAGAAGTGGCGTACTGTCGGAACGATCCGTCGCTACACGCTGTTACTGCTGACGCTGGCGCAGACGGTGGTGGCAACCTGGTACATGAAGACCATTCTGCCGTATCAGGGCTGGGCGCTGATCAACCCGGCTGACATGGTAGGCCAGGATATCTGGGTCTCCTTCATGCAACTGCTGCCGTACATTCTGCAAAGCGGCATTCTGCTGTTGTTCGCCGTTCTCTTCTGCTGGGTCTCGGCGGGTTTCTGGACCGCGCTGATGGGCTTCCTGCAGTTGCTGATGGGGCGTGATAAATACAGTATTTCAGCGTCAACGGTCGGGGATGAACCCCTCAATCCTGAGCACCGTACTGCGCTGATTATGCCTATCTGTAACGAAGACGTTGACCGCGTGTTTGCGGGGCTGCGCGCAACCTGGGAGTCTGTTAAGGCGACCGGTAACGCAGAGCATTTCGACGTTTACATCCTGAGCGACAGCTACAACCCGGATATCTGCGTAGCAGAACAAAAAGCCTGGATGGAGCTGATTGCGGAAGTGCAGGGCGAAGGGCAGATTTTCTACCGCCGCCGCCGCCGCCGTGTGAAGCGTAAAAGCGGTAACATCGATGACTTCTGCCGTCGCTGGGGTAATCAGTACAGCTACATGGTGGTACTGGATGCCGACTCCGTGATGAGCGGTGACTGTCTGAGCGGTCTGGTCCGCCTGATGGAAGCCAATCCGAATGCCGGTATCATTCAGTCCTCGCCGAAAGCGTCCGGAATGGACACGCTTTACGCACGTTGCCAGCAGTTTGCGACCCGTGTGTACGGCCCGCTGTTTACGGCTGGTCTGCACTTCTGGCAGTTGGGTGAATCCCACTACTGGGGCCACAATGCGATTATCCGCGTGAAGCCGTTCATTGAGCACTGTGCGCTTGCGCCGCTGCCGGGTGAAGGGTCTTTTGCCGGGTCGATTCTGTCGCATGACTTCGTGGAAGCAGCGCTGATGCGTCGTGCTGGCTGGGGCGTCTGGATTGCCTACGACCTGCCAGGCTCATACGAAGAACTGCCGCCGAACCTGCTGGATGAGCTCAAGCGTGACCGTCGCTGGTGCCACGGTAACCTGATGAACTTCCGCCTGTTCCTGGTGAAAGGGATGCACCCGGTTCACCGTGCGGTATTCCTGACCGGCGTGATGTCCTATCTCTCTGCACCGCTGTGGTTTATGTTCCTGGCGCTGTCGACTGCCTTACAGGTGGTTCATGCCCTGACGGAGCCGCAATACTTCCTGCAACCGCGCCAGCTATTCCCGGTGTGGCCGCAGTGGCGTCCGGAGCTGGCGATAGCGCTGTTTGCGTCGACAATGGTGCTGCTGTTCCTGCCTAAGCTGCTCAGTATCATCCTGATCTGGTGCAAAGGCTCGAAAGAGTATGGCGGTTTCTGCCGCGTGACACTCTCGCTGCTGCTGGAAGTGCTGTTCTCCGTGCTGCTGGCTCCGGTGCGCATGCTGTTCCATACCGTATTTGTGGTCAGCGCGTTCCTGGGCTGGGAAGTGGTCTGGAATTCACCGCAGCGTGATGACGACTCCACCCCATGGAGCGAAGCCTTCATGCGTCACGGTTCGCAGCTGCTGCTCGGTCTGGTGTGGGCTGCGGGGATGGCGTGGCTGGATCTGCGCTTCCTGTTCTGGCTGGCACCGATTGTCTTCTCGCTGATCCTGTCGCCGTTTGTGTCCGTGATCTCCAGCCGTTCGACGGTGGGACTGCGTACCAAACGCTGGAAGCTGTTCCTGATCCCGGAAGAGTATTCTCCGCCGCAGGTGCTGGTGGATACCGACAAGTACCTGGAGCAGAACCGCAGCCGTTCGCTGGATGATGGCTTTATGCACGCGGTGTTTAACCCGTCATTCAACGCCCTGGCGATGGCAATGGCGACCGCGCGTCACCGCGCCAGCCAGGTGCTGGAGATCGCCCGCGATCGCCACGTTGAGCAGGCGCTGAACGAGACGCCGGAAAAACTCAACCGCGACCGCCGCTTGGTGCTGCTGAGCGACCCGGTCACCATGGCGAGGCTTCACTATCGCGTGTGGTCTGCTCCGGAGAAATACTCTTCGTGGGTGGGCTACTACAAAGAGCTGAAGCTGAATCCGCTGGCGCTGAAAGCGAAATAA
- a CDS encoding YceK/YidQ family lipoprotein, with protein sequence MKIIVVVLMTCLLSGCGSIISRTIPGQGHGNQYYPGVKWDVRDSAWRYLTVLDLPFSLIFDTLLLPIDASHGPYE encoded by the coding sequence ATGAAAATAATTGTCGTGGTGTTGATGACATGCCTGCTCAGCGGCTGCGGCAGCATTATCAGCCGCACTATTCCGGGACAAGGTCACGGGAATCAGTATTATCCCGGCGTTAAATGGGACGTTCGAGATTCCGCATGGCGCTATCTGACCGTGCTCGATCTGCCGTTTTCGCTGATCTTCGACACGCTATTGCTGCCCATCGACGCCAGCCATGGGCCTTACGAGTAA
- a CDS encoding MysB family protein: MTMYATLEEAIDAAREEFLADNPGIEEEDADVQQLNIQKYVLQDGDIMWQAEFFADDGEEGECLPILSGEGAQAVFDGDYDEIELRQEWLEENTLHEWDEGEFQLEPPLDTEEGQTAADEWDER, encoded by the coding sequence ATGACCATGTACGCCACGCTGGAAGAAGCTATTGATGCCGCTCGTGAAGAATTCCTCGCCGATAATCCCGGCATTGAGGAAGAAGATGCTGACGTGCAACAACTCAATATCCAAAAGTATGTCCTGCAGGACGGCGATATTATGTGGCAGGCCGAATTCTTTGCCGATGACGGTGAAGAGGGAGAATGTTTGCCGATATTGAGCGGTGAAGGTGCTCAGGCCGTCTTTGACGGCGATTATGACGAAATTGAATTACGCCAGGAATGGCTTGAAGAAAATACCCTGCATGAATGGGATGAGGGTGAATTTCAACTCGAACCGCCGCTGGACACCGAAGAGGGCCAGACCGCAGCCGATGAGTGGGACGAACGTTAA
- the mdtG gene encoding multidrug efflux MFS transporter MdtG, which produces MSPSDAPINWKRNLAVAWLGCFLTGAAFSLVMPFLPLYVEQLGVTGHSALNMWSGLVFSITFLFSAIASPFWGGLADRKGRKIMLLRSALGMAIIMALMGVAQNVWQFLVLRALLGLLGGFIPNANALIATQIPRHKSGWALGTLSTGGVSGALLGPLAGGLLADSYGLRPVFFITASVLFLCFVVTLLCIREKFTPVAKKEMLHARDVLTSLKNPKLVLSLFVTTMIIQVATGSIAPILTLYVRDLAGNVSNIAFISGLIASVPGVAALLSAPGLGKLGDRVGPEKILICALVISVLLLIPMAMVQSPWQLGLLRFLLGAADGALLPAVQTLLVYNSTNQIAGRIFSYNQSFRDIGNVTGPLVGAGISASFGFRAVFIVTAGVVLFNAIYSCFSLTRTLRSGLNNTNA; this is translated from the coding sequence ATGTCACCCTCAGATGCTCCCATAAACTGGAAACGTAACCTCGCGGTTGCCTGGCTCGGCTGCTTTCTGACGGGCGCGGCGTTCAGCCTGGTCATGCCTTTCCTGCCTCTCTACGTTGAACAGCTTGGCGTAACGGGCCACAGCGCGCTCAACATGTGGTCGGGTCTGGTGTTTAGCATCACCTTCCTGTTCTCCGCTATCGCGTCGCCATTCTGGGGCGGCCTTGCCGACCGCAAGGGGCGTAAAATTATGCTGCTGCGCTCAGCGCTGGGGATGGCCATCATTATGGCGCTGATGGGCGTGGCGCAAAACGTCTGGCAGTTCCTGGTGCTGCGCGCATTGCTTGGCCTGCTGGGCGGATTCATTCCCAATGCTAACGCCCTGATTGCCACACAAATTCCACGCCATAAAAGCGGCTGGGCGCTCGGTACGCTCTCAACGGGTGGCGTCAGCGGTGCGCTTCTTGGACCTCTGGCGGGCGGCTTACTGGCGGATAGCTACGGCCTGCGGCCCGTCTTTTTCATCACCGCCAGCGTGCTGTTCCTCTGCTTCGTCGTCACCTTGCTCTGTATCCGTGAAAAATTCACGCCAGTCGCCAAAAAAGAGATGCTTCATGCCCGGGATGTTCTTACCTCGCTGAAAAACCCCAAACTGGTGTTGAGCCTGTTCGTGACGACCATGATCATTCAGGTAGCGACCGGGTCGATAGCCCCAATTTTAACGCTGTACGTGCGCGATTTGGCGGGCAACGTCAGTAATATAGCCTTTATCAGCGGGCTGATCGCATCAGTACCTGGCGTGGCGGCACTGCTAAGTGCACCAGGGCTGGGAAAACTCGGCGACCGCGTTGGGCCCGAAAAGATCCTGATTTGTGCGCTGGTGATTTCCGTTCTGTTACTCATCCCGATGGCGATGGTGCAGTCTCCCTGGCAACTCGGCCTGCTGCGCTTTTTGCTCGGCGCGGCAGACGGTGCGTTATTACCTGCCGTACAGACCCTGCTGGTCTACAACTCAACGAACCAAATCGCCGGACGTATTTTTAGCTATAACCAGTCGTTTCGTGATATCGGCAACGTCACCGGGCCGCTTGTCGGGGCAGGAATTTCCGCCAGCTTCGGCTTTCGCGCCGTTTTTATCGTCACAGCCGGTGTCGTGCTGTTTAACGCCATTTACTCCTGTTTCAGTTTAACCAGGACGTTGCGTTCTGGACTGAATAACACAAATGCCTGA
- a CDS encoding Kdo(2)-lipid IV(A) acyltransferase, with the protein MTQLPKFTAALLHPRYWLTWIGIGLLWLIVQLPYPVIFRLGKGIGHVARKFMKRRVRIAYRNLELCFPQMSETERHDMVVKNFESVGMGLMETGIAWFWSDKRMARWTEVAGTGMEPVHTLQANQTGVLLIGVHFLTLEIGARMFGMQAPGIGVYRPNDNPVIDLIQTNGRMRSNKSMIDRKDLKGMIRALKSGEVVWYAPDHDYGPQSSVFVPFFAVEEAATTTGTWMLARMSKAAIVPFVPRRKPDGSGYQLIMLEPELTPPLDDAETTARWMNGIVEKCIMLAPEQYMWLHRRFKTRPQGVPSRY; encoded by the coding sequence ATGACCCAGTTACCGAAATTTACTGCCGCCCTTTTGCATCCCCGCTATTGGTTGACCTGGATTGGCATTGGCTTGTTGTGGCTTATCGTACAACTTCCTTACCCGGTTATTTTCCGCCTCGGTAAAGGGATCGGCCACGTTGCCCGGAAATTCATGAAACGCCGCGTCAGGATTGCTTACCGCAACCTCGAACTCTGTTTTCCGCAGATGAGTGAGACAGAGCGTCACGATATGGTGGTTAAAAATTTCGAATCCGTTGGCATGGGGCTGATGGAAACAGGCATTGCATGGTTCTGGTCGGACAAAAGAATGGCCCGCTGGACGGAAGTTGCCGGAACAGGTATGGAGCCCGTGCACACTTTGCAGGCTAATCAGACCGGCGTACTGTTGATTGGCGTCCATTTCCTGACGCTTGAAATCGGCGCGCGTATGTTTGGCATGCAGGCGCCTGGTATTGGCGTATATCGACCGAATGACAATCCGGTCATCGATCTCATCCAGACCAATGGCCGCATGCGCTCTAATAAAAGCATGATTGACCGTAAAGATCTGAAGGGCATGATCCGCGCCCTCAAATCCGGTGAAGTAGTCTGGTACGCCCCCGATCACGATTACGGCCCGCAATCCAGCGTGTTTGTGCCCTTTTTTGCCGTCGAAGAAGCGGCGACCACCACGGGGACCTGGATGCTCGCCCGGATGTCTAAAGCGGCAATTGTTCCTTTTGTCCCACGCCGCAAGCCGGATGGTTCAGGCTATCAGCTCATCATGCTTGAGCCTGAACTCACGCCTCCTCTGGACGACGCAGAAACCACTGCGCGCTGGATGAACGGTATTGTGGAGAAATGCATCATGCTGGCACCAGAGCAGTACATGTGGCTCCATCGCCGCTTTAAAACGCGCCCGCAGGGCGTTCCCTCCCGATACTGA